Within the Solwaraspora sp. WMMA2056 genome, the region CGTGACCGGCGGTCCCGGCGACCGCGCACGCGGCCAGCAGCAGCCCGACCCCACCCAGGATGACCGGCCGGCGACCGGCCCGGTCGGTCAGCCAGCCCACCACCGGCGCGAACGCGTACATCCCGGCGATGTGCAGGCTCAGCACCAGGCCAACGACCTGCAGCAGGTCGTCGCCGACGTGTGCGTAGCCGAGGTGCACCGGTGTCATCGCCATCACGCCGACCATGACCAGGTGCCCGACCGCCACGGCGGCGATGCCGAGCCGGGCGGTGGGCCGGGCGGCGATCACCGCGAACGCCGCCCGCAGCCCCCGCCCCGGCGGCACGGCGGGACCGGGCGTGGCGGGACCGGACGTGGCAGGACCGGACGCGGCAGGACCGGACGCGGCGGTGGGTGCCCCGTCGTCAGGGCCGGGTACGGCAGCCGGTGGCCCGGCGGCCAGTCGCCTGGCGAGCAGCAGCGGATCCGGACGCAGCAGCAGCCAGACGAGGCCGGCGGCGAGCAGGAACGCCAGCGTGCTGAAGGCGAACGGGCCGGACAGCGGGGTCAACCCGACCTCGATGCCCGCCTGGTCGGCAAGCCCCGCGAGGTTCGGTGCGGTGACCGCGCCGATCGTCGTCGCCCACACCACCAGGGAGAGCTGCCGGCCCCTGCGGTGCGGCTCGGCGAGGTCGACGGCGGCGTACCGGGCCTGGAGTCCGGCCGTGCTCGCCCCGCCGAACAGCAGCATCCCGGCGAAGAGCAACGGCACCCAGCCGAGCGCGGCGGCGACCACGACCACTACGCCACCGACGGCGCCGACCAGGTAGGCCAGCGCCAGGCCGGGGCGACGCCCGTACCGGTTCATGATGCCCACCACGGGTACGGCGAGCAGCGCCCCACCGACCACGGCGGCGCTCTGCGCCAACCCGGAGACGGTCACGCCGCCGAGGCGGGCCGCGAGCAGACCGCCCACCGCGATGCCGATGGTGATCCCGATTCCGCCGATCACCTGGGTGCCGGCCAGCAGTCGCAGGGTGCGCCGCTGCACCCGGGCGGTGTCGACCGGCGGTGGGCCGGTCACCATGGGCGACGCGGTCGAGGAGATCATCACGGATGTCCCCGGGTCAGCAGCCGCCCGGCGACGGTGAGGTCGGCGACCAGCCCCCGGTAGGCGACGTCGCGGTCGTCGGCCCGCAGCACGGCCGAGGGGTGGATGGTGGCCACCAGCTCGGCCGGCGCGTCCGGGAAGTCCCCGACCCGCTGGGCCGAGTCCGGCCAGGGCATCGGCACCCCACGCGAACGGGTGACCCGGAAGGACGGACCGAGCAGGGCCTGCCCGGCGGTCGCGCCGAGCACCACGATCACGCGCGGACGCAGCTTCGCGAACTCCGCGACCAGCCAGGGTCGGCAGGCGGCGATGTGCACCCGGTCCGGCGTCTGATGGATCCGCCGTCGACCGCGCAGCTCGAACCGGAAGTGTTTGACCGCGTTGGTCAGGTAGATCTGGTCGACCGGGATCGCCGCGTCGTCGACCGCGCGGCGCAGCAACCGGCCGGCCGGGCCGACGAACGGCAGACCCTGCTGGTCCTCGACGTCGCCGGGCTGTTCGCCGACCATCACCACCCGGGCGTCGGGCGCGCCCCGGCCGAAGACCATTTGGCTGGCGTCCCGGTGCAGTTCGCAGCCCCGGCAACCGGCGGCGGCGCTGCGCAGGGCGGCGAGGTCGGCGGCGTCCGTGGGAACGTAGCGGTCCGCGCCCGTCGTGGTCTGCTGTGTGGTCACCGGACCTTCATACCGCTCCGACCTCACCGCCCGACACCCGGCCTGTGCGCCGGTGTACGGACCTGCCCGACTGTGGCCGCCTGTGCGATCGCGGCCGCCAGTGCGGGGACGGCCGGGTCGTCGAGGCTGCTGACCGTGACCCGGATGCCGGGCGCGCTGCGCAGCCGGTGCCGCGAACCCGGGGAGACGCAGTAGCCGGCGGCGTGCAGGGTGGTGACGGCGTGCAGCTCGTCGGGGACGGGGATCCACACGTTCAACCCGCTGTCGCCGTGGCTGGCGACGCCGAGCCGGGTCAGCGTGGCGCGCAGTGTTTGCCGGCGGTGCCGGTACGCCGTACCGGCCGCCGCCACCGTCGCGGCGACCTCGCGGTCGCGCCACAGCTCGGCGAGCAGCCGCTGCAGCACGGTGGAGACCCAGCCGGCGCCGATGCGGGCCCGGCCGACGACCCGGCCGACGGTGGCCTCGTCGCCAGCGAGCACCGCCACCCGCAGGTCTGGCCCGTACGGTTTGCTGGCCGAGCGGAGGAAGGCCCACCGCCGGCTGGCCCCGGCCAGCACCTGCGGCGCGGCGTCGGAGAGCTCGGCGGCGTGGTCGTCCTCGATGAGCAGGACGTCCGGGCCGGACCGCAGGGTGGCGCGCAGAGCCGCCGCCCGGTGCGGGCCGAGGACCGCGCCGGTCGGGTTCTGGGCGCGGGTGGTGACCACGACGGCGGCCGCGCCGGCGGTCAGTGCCTGACGCAGGCCGGCGTCGGTCGGGCCGGAGTCGTCGACCGGCATCGGCACCGCGGTGAGGCCGAGGGCGGCGACCAGGTCGAGCAGGTCCGCCCAGCCGGGGTCCTCCACCGCCACCCGGTCGCCCGGCCGCAGGTGGCTGGTCAGGAGGCGTTCCAGGCCGTCGAGGGCACCGCTGGTGAGGGTGAGGGCTCCGGGCGGCAGGCCGACCTCGGCGAGGCGCTCGGTGGCCAGCGCGGTGACTTCGGGGAGTACGCCGGCGTCGGCGTAGCCGGCGGTGGCACCGTCGCCGGCCAGTTTCCGGGCCACCTCGGCCAGCGGTCCGGCGAGGCCGGGCAGCAGTCGGCGGTCGGGTTCGCCGGTGGACAGGTCGAGCCCGCCGGGTGGTGGGCCGGGTCGTGGGGCGGACCGGGGTCCGGCGACCGGCGGCCGGGGCCGGATCCGGGTGCCGCGGCGACCGGCGGCGTCGACGATGCCGCGGTGCCGCAGTGTCTGGTACGCCCGGGCGACCGTGGCGGGGCTGACCCCGAGCGCGGCGGCCAGGCTCCGGACCGCCGGCAGCGGGTCGCCGGCGGCAAGTTCGCCGGTACGTACGCCCGCTTCGACGCTGGCGGCGATCTCGATGGCGGTGGATCCGCTCGGCTGATAACGTACTGCCACAGTCTGAAGATTGTACTAGTACGAAATCGGAGCAGCCGATGTACCCCCGTACCGCCCGCACCACGGCAGCCCGCGACCGCGACCGGATCAGCTATGAACGCCACGCCGCCCACCGGATCCTGGACGAGGCGTACCACTGCTGCCTGACGTTCGTCGTCGACGGCGCGCCACGCGCCCTGCCCACCCTGCACGTCCGCGTCGACGAAACGCTCTACCTGCACGGATCCACCGGTAGCACGCCGCTGCTCGCCGCCCGAGGGCCCGACGGGCTGGCGGTCTGCGTGGCGGTCACCCTGCTCGACGGGCTGGTCTACGCCCGGTCCCAGTTCCACCACAGCGCCAACTACCGGTCCGTGGTGGTGCACGGCACCGCCCGGCTGGTCACCGACCCCGACGACAAGCGCCGGGCGCTCGACGCCCTGGTCGACAAGGTCGGTCCCGGTCGCAGCGCCGACGCCCGACCGCCGAGTCGCAAGGAACTCGCCGAGACGGCGGTCCTCGCCGTCGGCCTCGACGAGGTGTCGGTGAAGTCGCGCAGCGGCGCGCCGATCGACGACCCGGCCGACCTGGCACTGCCCTACTGGGCCGGGGTGGTGCCGCTGCGTACCGTCGCCGACCCGGCGCAGCCGGCGCCCGGGGTCACCGGCCCGACCCCGGCGTACCTGCCCGGCGTCGCGCCCGAGCCGGCCGCCGTCCCGGCCGCTGAACCGCCCACCGTGCCGCAGGACACACCGTGACCAGCGACAAAACCGCTCGCCCCGGAGCCCGGCGGTAGACGAGGATGGCCGGCGTGCTGGGCATCACCGACATCTGGACCTACGTCCTCGGTACCGTGGCGATCATCCTGCTGCCGGGACCGAACTCGCTGTTCGTTCTCTCCACCGCCGCACGTCGGGGCGTACGCTACGGCTACCGGGCCGCCGGGGGTGTGTTCCTCGGTGACACGGTGCTGATGGTGCTCTCCGCCGCCGGGGTCGCCTCGCTGCTCAAGACCCACCCGACCCTCTTCACGGTGATCAAGTACGCGGGGGCGGGATACCTCACGTACGTCGGATTCACGATGCTGCGGGGGGCCTGGCGACGGTGGCGTCGACGCGACGACCCGCAGGCGCCCCGACTGGTGGACGCCGCCGAGCCGGCCGCGGTCCGGCACCCGTTCCGCCGGGCGACCGTGATCAGCCTGCTCAACCCGAAGGCGATCCTGTTCTTCGTGTCGTTCTTCATCCAGTTCGTCGACCCGGCCTACCCGTACCCGGCGCTGTCGTTCCTGCTGCTCGGCCTGATCGCACAACTGTTCAGCGTGGTCTACCTGACCGTGCTGATCTTCACCGGCACGTACCTGGCGATGCAGTTCCGCCAGCGACGCCGGCTCGCCGCCGCCGTCACCAGCGGCATCGGCGCGCTCTTCCTCGGTTTCGGCGTCAAACTCGCCACCGCCAGCGCCGGCGCGGCCTGACGACCCACGGTGCCGGCGGGTTCAGCGCAGCCGACGCCCCCGGGCGGCGGTGTCCGTCTCGTCGTCGAACTCGCCGATGACCTCCTCCAACAGGTCCTCCAACGCCACGAACCCGACCGGCCGGTCGGCGCCCGCACCGTTGGTGACCAACGCCAGCTGGACCTGGTCGGCGCGCATCGCGGCGACGGCCTCGGTCACCGTGGCGGTCGCCGGCAAGGTGAACGGCCGGCTCATCAGGGTCTCCGCCGTCGCGGCCCCACCGCCGGCGTTGGCCAGCACCGCGTCCCGTACGTGCACGATGCCGATCAGGTCACCGGCGTCGCCGGCGACGACCAGCCGGGACCGCCCGCTGCCCCGCGACGCCGACTCGACCTGATCTGCGGAGTCCGTGCGGGCCACGGCGACGACCTGCTCCACCGGCTGCATCACGTCGCGCACCGTGATCCGCTCCAGCTGGAGCATCTTCGCCAGCAGTTCATGCTGGTCGGGCGGGAGCAGCCCGTGTTCGCGGGACTGCTCCAGCAGGATCCGCAGCTCCTCCGGGCCGTGCACCTGGGCCAGCTGGTCCTGCGGCTCGACCCGGAACACCCGCAGTACGGCGTTGGCGATCGCGTTCAATCCGAACAGGATCGGCCGGGAGACCCGGGCGAAGGCCCGGAACGGCAGGGCCAGCAGCAACGCCGACCGCTCGGGATGGGTGATCGCCCACGACTTCGGGGCCATCTCCCCCACCACCAGGTGCAGGAAGACCACCAGCGCCAGGGCGAACAGGAACGCGATCAGGTGACTGGCGGCGTACGGCAGGCCGGCCGCCTCCAGCCAGGGCGCGACCAGCCGCTCGACCGCCGGCTCGGCCAGCGCCCCCAGCCCGAGGGTGCAGACCGTGATGCCGAGCTGGGCCCCGGCGAGCATCAACGACAGCTCCCGGGAGCCGTCGACGGCGGCCCGCGCCGCCCGCGACCCGGTCGCCGCCGCCTGCTCCAGCCGGTACCGCTTGCTGGCCACCAACGCGAACTCGGCGGCCACGAAGAACCCGTTCAGCGCCAGCAGCAGTACGGAGGTCAGCAACGCCCAGCCGGTGCTCATCCGATCACCTCCACCCGGACCGAGTCCGGGACGTGCCGGTCCACGGTCAGCACGTGCAGCACAGCGCGCTGGCCGGCCCGGTGACCGTTGCCGGCGGTCGCCTCGTCGAGGTCGATCGAGATCCGGTCACCGACCTCGGGCACCCGGCCCAGCTCCCGCATCACCAGACCCGAGAGGGTGTCGTACTCCGGGGCGGTCGGCAGACCGATGCCGGTGGTGTCGGCGACCTCGTCGATGCGCCACCGGGCCGGCACCAGCCAGGACCCGTCGGCCTGCCGGGTCGGCGTGGGCTCCTCCGGGTCGTCCTCGTCGCGGATCGGGCCGACCAGCTCCTCGGCGATGTCCTCCAGGCTGATCACCCCGGCGAACCCGCCGTACTCGTCGACCACGCAGGCCAGCTGCCGGTGGCCCTTGCGCAGCCGGTCCAGCACGGCGGGCAGCGGCAGGGTCTCCGGCACCAGCAGCGGCGGGACCATCACGGCGGCGACCGTGGTGCTCGCGCGCTCGGGCGGCGCGACGGTGAGCACGTCGGCGATGCTGGCGATCCCGACGACGTCGTCGACGCCGTCGGAGCCGTGCACGGGGAACCGGGAATGGCCGGTGGCCAGCAGCTCGACCAGGTCGGTGACCGGGGCGTCGACCCGTACGGTGTGCACGTCGACCCGGGGCACCATCGCCTCCCCGGCGGTGAGCTGCCGGAAGTGCAGCCCCCGGTCGAGCAGTGTCGACATCGCCGAGTCGAGGTGCCCCTCCTGGCGTGACTCGGCGATGATCTGGCCGAGGTCCTCGGCGGTGGCACCGCTGGGCAGTTCCTCGATCGGGTCGATGCCGACCCGGCGCAGCAGCCGGTTGGCGGCGATGTCGAACATCCGGATCAGCGGCCCGGCGACCGCGAGGTAGATCAACGTCGACCGGCTCAGTGCCCGGGCCAGCGATTCGGCGCGGGCCAGAGCGAGATTCTTCGGCGCCAGCTCACCGAGGACCATCTGCACCACCGTGGAGATGACCAGTGCGAGGGCGATGGACAGGGTCAGGCTGGCAGCCGCCGGTACGCCGACCCCACCGAGCAGCTCGGACAGGCCGGCACCGAGGTACGGCTCGGCCACGTAGCCGACCAGCAGGGCGGTCACCGTGATGCCCAGCTGGGCACCGGAGAGCATGAACGACAGCCGGCTGGTCACCCGCAGCGCCCGGGCCGCCGCCTGGTCACCCTGGTCGGCCAGGGTCCGCAGCCGGCCCCGGTCGACGGCGACGTACCCGAACTCCTGAGCGACGAAGTAGCCCGTCGCCACGGTCAACACGACGATCAGCAACAGACCGAAAGCGATCAGCACAGGCGACTCAGCGCTCCGCCGACCGGCGACGGGGACAACGGCAGCCGGGTCTCACCCGGCTCGCTACTGCTGCCCTCCTGGGCAGGAGCGTCGGTCATGGCGGGATTATATAGCTGAATCGACCTGGTTCAGCTGGGCTGACGGCCCGGCGTCTCGTCGCGGATCCCGGCCGCCTCGTCGACGATCAGCAGATCCCGGCGCATCAGGTCGGCCCGGTAGGCGGCCCGGCAGATGATGTGGGCAGCCACCGGCGCGGTCATCATCTGGAAGACCGCCACCAACACCAGGGTGGCCAGCTCCGTACCGCTGGACAACCGCAGCGCCAGGCCGGAGAGCATCAGCAGCAGACCCAGCACCTGAGGCTTGGTCGCGGCGTGCATCCGCGACGCGACGTCGGGAAACCGCAGCAGACCGATGGCAGCCGCCACGCTGAGCAGCGCGCCCCCGATCAGGAACACCCCGGACAGTACGGTCACGACAGCGGTCACTGTTCCTCCCGACGCTCGGCCGCCGCGACCGCCGCCGAGCGGGCCGCCACGAACCGGACGATGCTCACCGTGCCGACGAAGCCGAGCAGCGACAACACCACCAGCACCGGCAGGGTGGTGGCGTGCTGGTTGATGGCGGCCTCGGCGGCGATGCCACCGACGATGATCGCGATCAGTACCTCGGCGGCCACGACCCGGTCCAGCAGGGACGGGCCACGGATGATCCGGCCGACGGCCAGCAGGGCCGCCGTACCCAACGCGACGGCGACCACGACGGCGACCGCGCTCATGCGACCTCTCCTCTCGCCGGTGCCGGCAGGTCGAGTTGGCGGACCTCGTCGGCCGAGCCGACCGCGCGCACGATCCGGGCTTCCAACGCGAGCACCTTCTCCCGGGCCCGTTCGACGTCGCGCACGTCACGCACGTCGAGTACGTGGACGTAGAGCGTGCCGCTGGCCGGGTCGGCCTCGGCGACCAGGCTGCCGGGCACCAGCGACAGCGCCTCCGCCGTCAGCGTCAGGTTCAGATCCGTGCGGACCCGCAACCGGACCGCGATCACCGCGCTGCGCGGCACGTGCCCGAACCTGACGGCGGTCCAGGCCACCTGGGCGCTGGCCACCAACAGGTCGATCAGGAACCGACCGAGGAAGCGCAGTACGGCCAGCGGCCGGACCCGCCCTTCGAAGGCCACCGGCGGCAACGGGAACACCGTGATCACCACCAGCGCGACCAGGGTGCCGCCGATCAGGTTGCCGACCGACAGGTCACCGTAGAACAGGTTCCAGAGCGCCACCAGTGCGGCGACGGCGATCAGTTGGCTGCGCCACCGGGCGGCCTTGGTGACGGGACTCATGGGGCTCCCTGCGGGAATACCGCTTCGACGTACGGGGTGCGGTCGACCAGGTTGGCCGCCGCTTCGGTGCTGATCTGGAACAGCGGCCCGGCCAGCACCGTCAGCGCCAGCCCGAGGACGACCAGGGCGGTCGTCGCGCCGACCAGCAGCGGAGGCATCGGCTCCACCGCCCCGGGACCGCCCGCCGCCAGCGGCGTGGAGTCCGAATCGGTCGACGGCACCCGGACCGCGACCGGCGCGGCGGTCGCGGTACCCGATGACGCGACGGTCGACGTACCCGTCGGCGCGGCGGTCGGGCCGCCCGCGACGACCGGCCGGGAGCCCGTCGACGCGTCCTGCCGCCAGGCCCTGCCCGGGAGCGGTTCGGCCTCGGACTGGGCGTCACCGGACACGGCGTCCGGCGCCGGCTTGCGCCAGAACGCCAGATTCCACACCCGGGTCACCGCGTACAGGGTGAGCAGGCTGGTCACCGTGCCGCCGGCGACCAGCGCCCAGGCCAACGGGCCGCCGTCAGCGACGCCGGCCTGCAGCAGACCCAGTTTGCCGAGGAACCCGGAGAACGGCGGAATCCCGGCCAGGTTCAATGCCGGCAGGAAGAACAGTACGGCGAGCAGCGGTGCCGCGCGGGCGAGCCCGCCGAGACGTTCCAGGTTGGTGCTGCCACCCCGGCGTTCCACCAGTCCGGTCGCCAGGAACAGGGTGGTCTGGATGGTGATGTGGTGCACCACGTAGAAGATCGCCGCGGCCAGCCCGGCGGCGGTGCCGAGTGCCACCCCGAACAGCATGTAGCCGATGTGGCTGACCAGGGTGAACGACAACAGTCGCTTGATGTCGGACTGGGCGACCGCACCCAGGATGCCGACCACCATCGTCAACAGGGCGACCACCAGCAGCATGTCCCGGGTGCGTCCGCCGGGG harbors:
- a CDS encoding aminotransferase class I/II-fold pyridoxal phosphate-dependent enzyme, which produces MAVRYQPSGSTAIEIAASVEAGVRTGELAAGDPLPAVRSLAAALGVSPATVARAYQTLRHRGIVDAAGRRGTRIRPRPPVAGPRSAPRPGPPPGGLDLSTGEPDRRLLPGLAGPLAEVARKLAGDGATAGYADAGVLPEVTALATERLAEVGLPPGALTLTSGALDGLERLLTSHLRPGDRVAVEDPGWADLLDLVAALGLTAVPMPVDDSGPTDAGLRQALTAGAAAVVVTTRAQNPTGAVLGPHRAAALRATLRSGPDVLLIEDDHAAELSDAAPQVLAGASRRWAFLRSASKPYGPDLRVAVLAGDEATVGRVVGRARIGAGWVSTVLQRLLAELWRDREVAATVAAAGTAYRHRRQTLRATLTRLGVASHGDSGLNVWIPVPDELHAVTTLHAAGYCVSPGSRHRLRSAPGIRVTVSSLDDPAVPALAAAIAQAATVGQVRTPAHRPGVGR
- a CDS encoding Na+/H+ antiporter subunit D produces the protein MTFLVPLPVILPLLGAGITLVLARHPRAQRTTSVAVLTVTFGVALALLVTAHLHGPQVVLVGGWPAPLGIALVADQLAALMLVVSTAVTLCVLLYSIGEGRADGRESTPVAIYHPTYLILTAGVTNAFLSGDLFNLYVGFEILLGASYVLLTLGGTEVRIRAGTTYVVVSILSSVIFLTAIGLIYAATGTVNLAQLAARLDGLPDDLRLVLQLMLLLAFGIKAAVFPLSAWLPDSYPTAPAPVTAVFAGLLTKVGVYAIIRTETLLFPGGRTRDMLLVVALLTMVVGILGAVAQSDIKRLLSFTLVSHIGYMLFGVALGTAAGLAAAIFYVVHHITIQTTLFLATGLVERRGGSTNLERLGGLARAAPLLAVLFFLPALNLAGIPPFSGFLGKLGLLQAGVADGGPLAWALVAGGTVTSLLTLYAVTRVWNLAFWRKPAPDAVSGDAQSEAEPLPGRAWRQDASTGSRPVVAGGPTAAPTGTSTVASSGTATAAPVAVRVPSTDSDSTPLAAGGPGAVEPMPPLLVGATTALVVLGLALTVLAGPLFQISTEAAANLVDRTPYVEAVFPQGAP
- a CDS encoding hemolysin family protein, with the translated sequence MLIAFGLLLIVVLTVATGYFVAQEFGYVAVDRGRLRTLADQGDQAAARALRVTSRLSFMLSGAQLGITVTALLVGYVAEPYLGAGLSELLGGVGVPAAASLTLSIALALVISTVVQMVLGELAPKNLALARAESLARALSRSTLIYLAVAGPLIRMFDIAANRLLRRVGIDPIEELPSGATAEDLGQIIAESRQEGHLDSAMSTLLDRGLHFRQLTAGEAMVPRVDVHTVRVDAPVTDLVELLATGHSRFPVHGSDGVDDVVGIASIADVLTVAPPERASTTVAAVMVPPLLVPETLPLPAVLDRLRKGHRQLACVVDEYGGFAGVISLEDIAEELVGPIRDEDDPEEPTPTRQADGSWLVPARWRIDEVADTTGIGLPTAPEYDTLSGLVMRELGRVPEVGDRISIDLDEATAGNGHRAGQRAVLHVLTVDRHVPDSVRVEVIG
- a CDS encoding hemolysin family protein, which encodes MSTGWALLTSVLLLALNGFFVAAEFALVASKRYRLEQAAATGSRAARAAVDGSRELSLMLAGAQLGITVCTLGLGALAEPAVERLVAPWLEAAGLPYAASHLIAFLFALALVVFLHLVVGEMAPKSWAITHPERSALLLALPFRAFARVSRPILFGLNAIANAVLRVFRVEPQDQLAQVHGPEELRILLEQSREHGLLPPDQHELLAKMLQLERITVRDVMQPVEQVVAVARTDSADQVESASRGSGRSRLVVAGDAGDLIGIVHVRDAVLANAGGGAATAETLMSRPFTLPATATVTEAVAAMRADQVQLALVTNGAGADRPVGFVALEDLLEEVIGEFDDETDTAARGRRLR
- a CDS encoding MFS transporter, yielding MISSTASPMVTGPPPVDTARVQRRTLRLLAGTQVIGGIGITIGIAVGGLLAARLGGVTVSGLAQSAAVVGGALLAVPVVGIMNRYGRRPGLALAYLVGAVGGVVVVVAAALGWVPLLFAGMLLFGGASTAGLQARYAAVDLAEPHRRGRQLSLVVWATTIGAVTAPNLAGLADQAGIEVGLTPLSGPFAFSTLAFLLAAGLVWLLLRPDPLLLARRLAAGPPAAVPGPDDGAPTAASGPAASGPATSGPATPGPAVPPGRGLRAAFAVIAARPTARLGIAAVAVGHLVMVGVMAMTPVHLGYAHVGDDLLQVVGLVLSLHIAGMYAFAPVVGWLTDRAGRRPVILGGVGLLLAACAVAGTAGHDTLRLVIGLVLLGLGWSGTMVAGSTLLSESVPADVRPSVQGLSDLAMGLAGAAAGAVSGVIVGLGSFGVLTILAAVATVPLLALALRPAPAARPAGRPG
- the leuE gene encoding leucine efflux protein LeuE; this encodes MAGVLGITDIWTYVLGTVAIILLPGPNSLFVLSTAARRGVRYGYRAAGGVFLGDTVLMVLSAAGVASLLKTHPTLFTVIKYAGAGYLTYVGFTMLRGAWRRWRRRDDPQAPRLVDAAEPAAVRHPFRRATVISLLNPKAILFFVSFFIQFVDPAYPYPALSFLLLGLIAQLFSVVYLTVLIFTGTYLAMQFRQRRRLAAAVTSGIGALFLGFGVKLATASAGAA
- a CDS encoding Na+/H+ antiporter subunit E; this encodes MSPVTKAARWRSQLIAVAALVALWNLFYGDLSVGNLIGGTLVALVVITVFPLPPVAFEGRVRPLAVLRFLGRFLIDLLVASAQVAWTAVRFGHVPRSAVIAVRLRVRTDLNLTLTAEALSLVPGSLVAEADPASGTLYVHVLDVRDVRDVERAREKVLALEARIVRAVGSADEVRQLDLPAPARGEVA
- the mnhG gene encoding monovalent cation/H(+) antiporter subunit G; its protein translation is MTAVVTVLSGVFLIGGALLSVAAAIGLLRFPDVASRMHAATKPQVLGLLLMLSGLALRLSSGTELATLVLVAVFQMMTAPVAAHIICRAAYRADLMRRDLLIVDEAAGIRDETPGRQPS
- a CDS encoding UdgX family uracil-DNA binding protein (This protein belongs to the uracil DNA glycosylase superfamily, members of which act in excision repair of DNA. However, it belongs more specifically to UdgX branch, whose founding member was found to bind uracil in DNA (where it does not belong), without cleaving it, appears to promote DNA repair by a pathway involving RecA, rather than base excision.), with the protein product MTTQQTTTGADRYVPTDAADLAALRSAAAGCRGCELHRDASQMVFGRGAPDARVVMVGEQPGDVEDQQGLPFVGPAGRLLRRAVDDAAIPVDQIYLTNAVKHFRFELRGRRRIHQTPDRVHIAACRPWLVAEFAKLRPRVIVVLGATAGQALLGPSFRVTRSRGVPMPWPDSAQRVGDFPDAPAELVATIHPSAVLRADDRDVAYRGLVADLTVAGRLLTRGHP
- a CDS encoding monovalent cation/H+ antiporter complex subunit F, with translation MSAVAVVVAVALGTAALLAVGRIIRGPSLLDRVVAAEVLIAIIVGGIAAEAAINQHATTLPVLVVLSLLGFVGTVSIVRFVAARSAAVAAAERREEQ